One segment of Manihot esculenta cultivar AM560-2 chromosome 4, M.esculenta_v8, whole genome shotgun sequence DNA contains the following:
- the LOC110614135 gene encoding transmembrane protein 53-A: protein MGSLSGILQRPIVAAAAVAVASVSADLSDKLPSLKSLDTCSSIEQSHSSFSNSVKEPNFSWVSHISFSKLTNLSFVARTRVPIPTTYFSFPNSIQKIIPNTLGSSLLLRSYQSAELARGPKPTALTNAIPTSPPDVLYRWHLPEPDAIDVSGSSDCSLTKSRTVVVLLGWLGSKQKHLKKYADWYTARGFHVITFTFPMAEILSYQVGGKAEQDIDLLVNHLADWLEEEHGKNLVFHTFSNTGWLTYGVILEKFQNQDPSLMGRIKGCIVDSAPVAASDPQVWASGFSAAFLKKNSVATKVYVGSNESNVEVLVGSNKPAATEAALLLILELFFGVILNLPTVNRRLSDVLSLLSSRQPNCPQLYIYSSADRVIPVMSVESFIEDQRRAGHEVRACNFVFTPHVDHFRNDPKLYSSQLTDFLDDYVLTCCKHA, encoded by the exons ATGGGTTCCTTGTCTGGAATCCTTCAAAGACCAATAGTCGCAGCTGCTGCCGTTGCCGTGGCTTCAGTTTCTGCTGACCTTTCCGATAAACTCCCATCTCTTAAATCTTTAGATACTTGTTCTTCCATAGAGCAATCACATTCTTCATTTTCTAATTCAGTGAAAGAACCTAACTTTTCATGGGTTTCCCATATATCATTTTCCAAGCTGACTAACTTGTCTTTTGTCGCTAGAACTCGTGTACCTATACCTACCACCTACTTCTCTTTTCCTAATTCAATTCAGAAGATTATTCCCAACACATTaggttcttctcttcttcttcgttCATATCAGTCTGCGGAGTTGGCAAGAGGACCGAAACCAACTGCACTTACAAATGCAATCCCTACTTCCCCTCCGGACGTGTTGTACAGATGGCATTTGCCAGAGCCAGATGCTATTGATGTTTCTGGGTCTTCCGATTGCTCGTTGACAAAGTCTAGGACAGTCGTGGTTCTGTTAGGATGGTTAGGATCAAAGCAGAAGCATCTCAAGAAATATGCGGACTGGTATACTGCAAGAGGATTTCATGTCATTACTTTTACATTTCCTATGGCTGAGATTCTTAGTTACCAAGTTGGTGGGAAAGCTGAACAAGATATAGACTTGCTTGTGAACCATCTGGCTGATTGGCTAGAGGAGGAGCATGGAAAAAACCTGGTTTTCCATACTTTTAGCAATACTGGGTGGTTAAC ATATGGAGTTATACTGGAGAAGTTTCAAAATCAGGATCCTTCCTTAATGGGAAGGATTAAGGGTTGTATTGTGGATTCTGCACCTGTTGCAGCATCTGATCCCCAG GTCTGGGCTTCAGGTTTCTCTGCAGCTTTTCTAAAAAAGAATAGTGTTGCTACAAAAGTATATGTGGGCTCAAATGAGTCAAATGTAGAGGTATTAGTTGGTAGCAACAAACCTGCAGCAACTGAAGCAGCTCTACTATTAATTTTGGAGTTGTTCTTTGGGGTGATTTTGAATCTTCCTACTGTGAACAG GAGGCTCTCTGATGTGCTAAGCTTACTATCATCAAGACAACCTAATTGTCCACAGCTATATATTTATAGCTCTGCAGATAGAGTCATCCCTGTGATGTCTGTGGAATCATTTATAGAGGATCAACGGAGGGCTGGGCATGAGGTCAGGGCTTGCAACTTTGTGTTTACGCCTCATGTTGATCATTTCAGAAATGATCCAAAATTGTACAGCTCTCAGCTTACCGACTTTTTGGATGACTATGTGCTTACTTGTTGTAAACATGCCTAA
- the LOC110614136 gene encoding senescence-specific cysteine protease SAG39 — MEFMKQYLCIGLALFFVLGAWTSQSMARTFRDASLYERHEQWMARFGRVYQDANEKEIRYQIFKENIEQIDSFNSEAGRSYKLGVNQFADLTNEEFKTARNRFKGHMCSVQAGPFRYENVTAIPSSIDWRKKGAVTPIKDQGQCGSCWAFSAVAAVEGITEIKTGKLISLSEQELVDCDTSSEDQGCQGGLMDDAFIFIEKHGLASEATYPYHAADSTCNTKEEAKPAATITGYEDVPANNEAALLKAVAKQPVSVAIDAGGFEFQFYSSGIFTGSCGTQLDHGVAVVGYGDSDRKEYWLVKNSWGTQWGEEGYIRMQRNISAKEGLCGIAMQASYPTA, encoded by the exons ATGGAGTTCATGAAGCAGTACTTATGCATTGGTTTGGCTCTGTTCTTTGTTTTAGGAGCTTGGACTTCTCAATCCATGGCTCGAACCTTCAGAGATGCATCATTGTATGAGAGGCATGAGCAGTGGATGGCTCGTTTTGGACGCGTATACCAGGATGCTAATGAGAAGGAGATTCGTTACCAGATATTCAAGGAAAATATAGAACAAATAGATTCATTTAACAGTGAAGCAGGCAGATCTTACAAACTGGGTGTGAATCAGTTTGCAGATCTTACGAATGAAGAATTCAAAACTGCACGGAATAGATTCAAGGGTCATATGTGCTCTGTTCAAGCCGGCCCTTTCAGGTATGAGAATGTCACTGCTATACCAAGCAGCATAGATTGGAGAAAGAAAGGAGCTGTGACACCTATCAAGGATCAAGGCCAATGTg GTTCCTGCTGGGCATTTTCAGCAGTGGCAGCAGTGGAAGGCATCACTGAGATTAAAACTGGAAAATTAATTTCCCTTTCAGAGCAAGAACTCGTTGACTGCGATACAAGCAGTGAGGATCAAGGCTGTCAGGGTGGTTTGATGGATGACGCTTTTATATTCATTGAAAAGCATGGCTTAGCCAGTGAGGCCACCTACCCATACCATGCAGCTGATAGCACTTGCAACACAAAGGAGGAAGCCAAACCTGCAGCTACGATAACAGGATACGAGGATGTGCCAGCAAACAATGAAGCTGCTCTATTGAAGGCTGTTGCTAAACAACCAGTTTCTGTTGCCATTGATGCTGGGGGATTCGAGTTTCAATTCTACTCAAGTGGTATCTTCACAGGATCCTGTGGGACTCAGCTAGACCATGGTGTTGCTGTGGTAGGCTATGGAGACAGCGACAGGAAGGAGTATTGGCTGGTGAAGAACTCGTGGGGCACACAATGGGGCGAGGAAGGATACATACGAATGCAGAGAAATATTTCTGCAAAGGAAGGCCTCTGTGGCATAGCAATGCAAGCCTCTTACCCTACTGCCTAA